The genomic stretch TCGACGTCAGCTTTCATCGTCGCGATCAGCTTTCGACCTTCGCTGCGCTCCGCAATTTCCCCAAAATCCAGCAGCCCCTCCTCCGAACGCGGCGCATACCGGCCCGTCGCCACAAGGCGTGCACACGGCAGCCTCCGCAGCCCGTCTGAATCCAGCGCGATGACTGCCCCCCGGACCACCCGCTCCGGCGGCTTACTTGCAAGCTCGACCCGGTGCCCCAGCGCGGCCATCACCCTCCGCCACCCCGTCGCACGCTCCCCGGGCTCCGTGGGCTCCAGCACCACGAACTCCGAATCGAGCAGCTCCCGCCCGAGCTCCTCCAGCGAGGCGCACATGCCGCAAACGCGCCGCTCCACACCGTCGTCGTCCTCCGTCCGGCCTTCAATCGCCTCACGCCCGCACGTCCGGCACGCCCGCCCCATCGACGCCACCGCCTGCGGCTCAAAGAGCGCCCCGCTCCGGGCCAGCCCCGCGAACTTCCGCGATTTCCGTGCGGAAAGCTCCTCCCGCAGCCGGCGGTGCACGTCCCGAAATTCCTGGATTTCTTTTCCGGAGAACACCATCGCCGCCAGGTTCAGCGAAAGGACCGGCCCGTGCGCCCGGAACAGCACCCGGTCCAGCTCCTCCTGCAGCTGCTCCACCATCCCGACACGGCTCGCAGGCACGGCAACCTGGAACTGGCCCCCAACCACGGAGAACGCGCACCAGGGCGGCACCCCGCAGCGGATTGCCACCCACCGGGCTGCCACCAGGCTCAGCAGCTGAATATAAAAGGAACGAGCCCGCAGAGCCCGGGCCGCCCTCCGGCTCCCGGTGTCGTGAATGAACTCTTGGATCCCGGAGACATCCCCGGCGACAATCCCTACCGTCGTTTCCTCGGCCGTCCGTGCCGGGCTGCCGTCAGCCGCCAGCGCCGCCGCAAACACCCCCGCAAGATGCAGGTGCGTCGCCAGCGGAATATCCGCCACCGTGTTCATGAACGCCGACGGCACCCCCATCGCACCCCGGTACACCGCCCCCGTCAGGTGCTCGCTGAGCGCCAGCCAGTCTCCTCCCGAAAGCGCCGCCGCCGCTTCCAGCCCCGAGCGCAGCCCGTCGAACACGCCGCCGAACGCCGCCTTTGCCCGGTCACCCTCACTGCTCCTCAGCTGCCCGAACAGCAGCTCCGAATCCAGCAGCCGCGGCAAGACGTACACGTCCCTGTCCAGGCTGGCCAGCGGATTCAGCAGCGCCGGGACTGGCGTCCCTGCGTCGCGCTCGCCCCGGTCGTAGCGGTCATCCCGCTCGCCCGCCGAAAGGTGGTCCCCCAGCACCACCCACCGCACCAGGTCGCCCAGCTCCTCCGCGTCTGGCGCATGGTGCAGCGCCGCCGCATCCGCCAGCCCCCGGAACTCCGGCAGCGTCTCCCGCGCCAGCGTCCCGCTCATCGCCGCGTGGGCGTACCGGTACCGCCGCTTGCAGCTCTCGCAATCAGCGAACCTCACCTGGTGCTGGTCCGGTGTCTCGCAATCAAACCGCGAAGGTTCCGTCCCCCGCCCCTGCACCTGCGCCCACACCTTCCCCAGGTCATGGAACAGACCCGCGCAGTATGTCCGCAGGACCTCCTCCGAAATCTCCCAGGACATCATCGCGCTCCAGGCACCGCAGGAGCCCGCATACTAGCACGTCCATGTGAAACCGGTGAACCCCCTTTTGGCGACAATTCCGCGACAATTGCATCCACCCGCTGGCGCTCTCCATACTTCCCCCGTGCCGACAATCCTCCTCGCCACCATTGGCAAACGAGACCCCTTCGACAGGGGCGAACCAACCGGGCCACTCCGCCTCGCGCGTGAAACGAAGCCCGACCGCGCGCTCCTGGTCGCCACCGCCGCCGTGCGCGCCCAGGCCGAGGCAACCGCCGCCG from Tepidiforma thermophila encodes the following:
- the cas10 gene encoding type III-A CRISPR-associated protein Cas10/Csm1, with protein sequence MSWEISEEVLRTYCAGLFHDLGKVWAQVQGRGTEPSRFDCETPDQHQVRFADCESCKRRYRYAHAAMSGTLARETLPEFRGLADAAALHHAPDAEELGDLVRWVVLGDHLSAGERDDRYDRGERDAGTPVPALLNPLASLDRDVYVLPRLLDSELLFGQLRSSEGDRAKAAFGGVFDGLRSGLEAAAALSGGDWLALSEHLTGAVYRGAMGVPSAFMNTVADIPLATHLHLAGVFAAALAADGSPARTAEETTVGIVAGDVSGIQEFIHDTGSRRAARALRARSFYIQLLSLVAARWVAIRCGVPPWCAFSVVGGQFQVAVPASRVGMVEQLQEELDRVLFRAHGPVLSLNLAAMVFSGKEIQEFRDVHRRLREELSARKSRKFAGLARSGALFEPQAVASMGRACRTCGREAIEGRTEDDDGVERRVCGMCASLEELGRELLDSEFVVLEPTEPGERATGWRRVMAALGHRVELASKPPERVVRGAVIALDSDGLRRLPCARLVATGRYAPRSEEGLLDFGEIAERSEGRKLIATMKADVDDLGLFLQRYFERKRPSPSRFLAISTALSLFFEAYLPEFAARKYPNIYLIFSGGDDTALAGPLFDVLDFARELREEFRRWTAGNPALHFSAGVTVAHAQRPVQAGIEAAEGALGKAKGERPDKTRPKDAVVALDVWLTWAGFEDVLRHTQTLVSLVRGQNGRKQLARRALQHLQLLEHAAPGRYEPLVWRSYYQLNRVARDHPEAEQVLKALRKEAFETEIGGEPGGRRVALAARLAELRTASDGNTDQRRRAGGAQV